Genomic DNA from Cucumis melo cultivar AY chromosome 10, USDA_Cmelo_AY_1.0, whole genome shotgun sequence:
AAGGTACATAGCTTAAGACAACTGTAAGTGGGTGAACTAAAATTTTCCGGGAAAATGTGGAGAGAAACGAGTTTTAGGAGGTTAAAGGTAAAGAAAATGGGAGAGGGAGGGGGGAGGGGGGTTTGATGGGTATCAGAAGAAGCTCGCCATGAAGAGGAAGGTGAGAGGAGAGTGATTTAGAGTATGGGAGTTGAAGATGTAAACCCCTGAAAATGAAAATGCGTCAAAATTGCGAAAATTCAAGTGAGATATAAACCCTAGCTCGATTAAAGAAGACGCTGAAGCGCGGCAAAGAGATTTGGGCCAATTGCCGAGTCCGTTCGAATCTAACGGCTCATATTTTTGCAAATTATCCAAGTTTATGAGTGCCTTGATGTAGACGATTATAGTGGGACCCAAGTAAATTATACACAGTTGCAAAAATAGCCCTATCCAAAAATATTAAttgctttttttaaaaaataaaaaacatatattagaacaattttgaaacaaaaaaaaaaaaaaaaaagtctacaGACTCATAATATGTAAAATATCAAGATTGTTCCATCAACACACGATAAATCGATCACACGTGTGTGATACACGATCTCGAGCATACCATACCTCGAGATGAAAGAACACGATCATGTAGATACTCTCGACTATAATAGGTCTGAGATAGTCTCGAGATTACCTAAGAATCCTTAAATATCcttctttgtttctaatctcGTTGGGAACTTCTCCAAGTTGGCCCAAGTTCCATCTAAAAAACTACTATATATGTCTTTAGTTATTCACTCTCAGGTCTTAATTACACCAAAATGGTCCGGGATTAATAAATCGCGAAGAAGATATAAATCACAATTGCATATattatgaaatttatgaaaaaataattgCGCGTCATGgacttttcttattttgttacgtgaccgtaaatagttttcgattttgttatatttataaaaattaaccaaataattaattaatatatatatatatatatatatatatatatatatattttgccCATTTCAAACAATataaccaaattttgaaaaagaatattccaaatttatattattttaacgTGCAATCGTCATTTTTGGTGAATTCTCAAATTATTTTTACAAGAAAAACCGTAATTTTAGtctctaaatttaaaaaaaaaatgcaaaattatCATTTGGATTCTTTCAATTGTTTTCTATTCACTATCAGATGGTCTTATGTCATGTCTCTATTCTATATAACTTAAAATTATTGctcaagattttttttattgagtACTAGAATTAATTTGATGATAAAATTATTAATCACAAATACATCTAATTAACtatctttttgaaaaattatcctttatttagttttaattttaatattaaaatagtGTATATGAATATTTATTCAGCTTATAACATTTAAAATTATTCATTTTCTACCAACTATTGtcttttaaatattaacaaaaTGTCAAGACACGAAATTTGATATCTAAAGAAGTTGGAAGTTCAAAAATTTATAGTCAAAGTTAGAAAATGGTACTATGTATTGAATGATTTATTTTagtcaaatattaaaaaatatgtttaattaaaagaaaagttaaTGCAATTGATTTGTGTTTATTATAGGAATATTATGGTTTATATATAAATGATACACTAAATCCACCAATAATATTTAGTCAATCACTTGACAATTATGGCCATGAATCCCCACCCAAACCAATCCAATTCCAACAAATCCATTTgcctttttgtttctttttatacAAAAGTTGGCAATCCCAAAACTCTCATATGCATATGCTATTCCTTTTGAGAAACATGGCGGCCAACCTCCATTCTCATTCTTTACTCATCAAAATCATAGCCAATTTTCTCATCTTCTTCACCACCATCATCACCCTCTCCTCCGCGGCTCGAACCTTTGAGAACCCGACTCGAAATCGCCATTACCGCCATCACAAGCTTTCGTTTTCAATGAGAGATGTATTCAATTCAACAACTCATCACTACTCTCCAACCAAATCGACAACGATAACTAACAAGCAGTTACCGTTTTCAAAACCTTTAGACTTTTTCCCTCCCAATAAAGGCATTCCTATATCTCAAACTTACCCTACGACTGTTGGATCATTCTCTTCTCAAACACCTGATTTTTCAACAATTGGAATATCATTTCCTTCGAGATCAACCCTCCAAGAGTTGGAATATGGAATGGTGAGAGGGATTGATGAGGAGTTGTTTGAGAATTCAAGGAGTAAACCTCACATAATTGGGAGAATAGAAGGGTTTTATGTGGAAAATAGTGAAGAGAATAGTGGTGGGCATATGATGGCTATGACAATGTATTTTGGTAAGGGTGAGGCTAAGGATGGAATTAGGGTGTTTGGAGTGTATAGGAGTGATCATGTGAAGGAGTCTCATGTTGCTATAATTGGTGGCTTTGGCAAGTATCATGGTGCTAATGGTTATGCAACTTTGAAGAAATCATTTAGAACAAAGTTTGGAGGCAAATATAATAAGTTCATAGAATTCAATGTTTACTTGAGCAAATAGTGTACTTTGAAGGTATTTTCGTAATTATATTTAGTGATTGTACATTCTTTTTTGGGATAAAAGTATTTATAGCGAAAGCAATCATAAATTCAACTAGCATATGTGTGATAAAAAATTCCGTGGTTCAATCTTTGCTATTTTATTGTCCTAGAggaacttttaaaattaaaattagaagtAGACGTGGAAtacaattttcattttaattaaagGTGTCAAAAAGGTTAAAA
This window encodes:
- the LOC103500182 gene encoding dirigent protein 10-like, which codes for MAANLHSHSLLIKIIANFLIFFTTIITLSSAARTFENPTRNRHYRHHKLSFSMRDVFNSTTHHYSPTKSTTITNKQLPFSKPLDFFPPNKGIPISQTYPTTVGSFSSQTPDFSTIGISFPSRSTLQELEYGMVRGIDEELFENSRSKPHIIGRIEGFYVENSEENSGGHMMAMTMYFGKGEAKDGIRVFGVYRSDHVKESHVAIIGGFGKYHGANGYATLKKSFRTKFGGKYNKFIEFNVYLSK